A window from Solanum stenotomum isolate F172 chromosome 7, ASM1918654v1, whole genome shotgun sequence encodes these proteins:
- the LOC125870880 gene encoding 17.6 kDa class I heat shock protein-like, with the protein MSLIPSFFSGRKSNIFDPFSLDLWDPFEGFPISTNAPSSTREISAFANAKIDWKETPEAHVFKVDVPGIKKEEVKVEVEEGRILQISGERSREQEEKNDQWHRMERSSGKFTRRFRLPENAKTGDIKAAMENGVLTVTVPKEEEKKKSEVKAIDISD; encoded by the coding sequence ATGTCTCTGATTCCAAGCTTCTTCAGTGGTCGTAAGAGCAACATCTTCGACCCATTTTCCCTTGACTTATGGGATCCATTCGAGGGCTTCCCAATTTCAACCAATGCCCCATCATCTACTCGTGAAATCTCTGCTTTTGCAAATGCAAAAATCGATTGGAAAGAGACCCCAGAAGCTCACGTCTTCAAAGTGGACGTTCCGGGGATAAAGAAAGAGGAAGTGAAAGTTGAAGTGGAAGAAGGAAGGATTTTACAGATTAGCGGTGAGAGAAGCAGAGAGCAAGAGGAGAAGAATGATCAGTGGCACCGTATGGAGAGGAGTAGCGGTAAGTTTACAAGGAGATTCAGACTGCCGGAGAATGCAAAGACGGGAGACATAAAGGCAGCGATGGAGAATGGGGTGCTCACTGTGACTGTTcctaaagaagaagagaagaaaaaatctgAGGTGAAGGCCATTGACATTTCTGATTAA